Genomic segment of Salvia hispanica cultivar TCC Black 2014 chromosome 2, UniMelb_Shisp_WGS_1.0, whole genome shotgun sequence:
CAATGACTTATGTCCCAATCTTTCAAATGTTGTTATCATATTCTTCATGTAAAAGGGAATCTGTCTCACCATCCTCTCTCCTTCCCTCACTCCAATATCACCCACCAAATACTCATTTCTCCAACTTTTTCTTGGATCCATTGATTGGGATTCCCCAAGTCAACTTTCTTGCACCTACTATAAAATTGGGCCAAGCCCACATTATTAAAACATAACCACATGCAATaataacacacacacacacttctCCACCTTCCTTTCCTTGGTTCTCCACATTGAGTTTAATTACTTCCTCTAACATATGGAAGGTGAAGACGGGGCGTCGGCGCCCTCCACTCCCGTGACGCCTGGCACGCCAGGCGCCCCTCTCTTCGGAGGCTTCAGGAATGGGAATAGGAGACAACCTTCCCTCCTTAGGAGTAGTTGCAAATGCTTCAATGTTGAATCATGGTCATTGGAAGATGGGCCGTTGCCCCCTCTCTCATGCTCATTCCCTTCCCCTCCCATCTCCCTTGCTAGAAAGGTGTGTTCACCAAAGATGTCgccatttttgtcatttcccccctaatttcaaaataatgaaaCTATATGTAATAAAATAGGTGGGAGCAGAGTTTATAGGCACACTCATCCTAATATTTGCCGGGGCCGCGACGCCGATAGTCAACCAGAGGAGCGGAGGGGCGGAGACGCTCCTCGGGCTGGCTGCGTCGTCAGGGCTGGCAGTCATGATAGTCATACTCTCCACGGGACACATCTCCGGGGCCCATCTCAATCCGGCTGTCACGTTCGCCTTCGCGGCTCTCCGCCACTTCCCATGGAAACACGTGAGCGGATAAtcttcatattattattagtattaattagtgaaaaattaataaactgAGTCATTAATTTGTAGGTGCCGGTGTACATAGGTGCACAAATGAGTGCATCAATATGTGCTTCATTTATGCTAAAGGCTATTTTTGAGCCAATGATGGGAGGAGGGGTGACTCTGCCTGGTCCCACAGTGGGATATGCTCAAGCATTTGCATTGGAGTTCATCATCACCTTCAACCTCATGTTTGTTGTCACTGCAGTTGCTACTGATACAAGAGCTGTGAGAACACCATTTTTCTTGCATTTTTTGCTATGCATTTATTACTTGCCACTACTACATTTCTAGTTAGATCACCATTAATTGAAGAGACGAACGATATTAATTTCCTAGACAAAGAGCCCAGTGCTACTGGTGATGGTCACTTTCTATTCTGgcaacaataaatgaaattagtaTATGAAATCAAGTGGGATCTCAGATCCCATAAAACTAGGATAGTTAAATTAGTGAGtttggagtattttattttgacttaAACTCAAAGagttggatttatttttattgtgatatttaaataaaacaggTGGGGGAGCTTGCGGGGATTGCGGTTGGAGCTACTGTCATGCTCAATATACTCATAGCCGGGTAATACTATCAACTTTTTCTCaccaattatttcattttttattttttatttttaacaaattaagTACTTACATTTCAATACTTTTTTTACATGTGGTTTAAAACTAATAGGCTTTTCCCATGTGGTTAAGAGGccatttgaaatttgaacCGAGAAGTTACATTTCACATAAATTACattgtaaaaaaagaaaggaaaataaggaaaaaatggGCTTAAATGCCCACTGCATTATGTCACATCCAAAGATTTGGTGGGAAATCTTAGAAGAACACTTAAGTTTGTTTGTCTAATTACAGTTGAGAATAGaagaaacattttatttataaacaaCCTTCATATTGTAAATACTCTTCCATTTCAAATAATGTGACAATCCTACTAAATATAATGGGCCAATAAGCATAGGTGTGGTTGGTCAAAGGCTCATAGACCATGATCAGTTTGGACACAATTTTGATCCAAAAGCAATAATGAATTTGACAACATAAATGTTATCGTGATGCAGGGAAAGTACGGGAGCATCGATGAATCCGGTTAGAACTCTAGGGCCGGCGATTGCTGCAAACAACTACAGAGCCATTTGGGTGTACCTAACTGCACCAATCTTGGGAGCTCTGGCTGGGGCCGGTGTTTATACGGCTGTGAAGCTGCCTGACGAAGGAGGCGACAAGCCGTTGGGAGAACATAGTTTCAGGAGATGAATTCAGACTTCACACATATGTATAAGTTTACATGTAACCAGATGCTCAATGTGGGCTCTCTCTACTTAGTCATTAATGTACATATGGATCAAATaagatttaaattttcatcCAAACACCAAACgacaagaaaagaaatcaATAATATTCAACTCTAATTTAATCTTGTAGGAAGTGCCTGGCCAAATAATCACACACAATCAGCTGGGCATTTTTATCGAACACATTGCATGCAAAACTATGACCCATTTTGATTCAGACCTCCTCAGCCCACATCAAATTCTAAAGAGTCGTAGTATTGTTGCCTGTCAACACgttgataaatatataaatgaaaaatattaaaatatttaattatataattttcaattttctaaaataaaatttaaatgtaaactattactaataaattacCACTATTAAATAGAACAAgacaataataattaactttttacGTGTGTTTATGATGGGAAGAATGCAAGAAAATAGATTGATAGTTTTAATTCCtctttataattaatgaaaaatgatagtgcaagtatgtaaatatatctgaacatt
This window contains:
- the LOC125207774 gene encoding aquaporin NIP6-1, translating into MEGEDGASAPSTPVTPGTPGAPLFGGFRNGNRRQPSLLRSSCKCFNVESWSLEDGPLPPLSCSFPSPPISLARKVGAEFIGTLILIFAGAATPIVNQRSGGAETLLGLAASSGLAVMIVILSTGHISGAHLNPAVTFAFAALRHFPWKHVPVYIGAQMSASICASFMLKAIFEPMMGGGVTLPGPTVGYAQAFALEFIITFNLMFVVTAVATDTRAVGELAGIAVGATVMLNILIAGESTGASMNPVRTLGPAIAANNYRAIWVYLTAPILGALAGAGVYTAVKLPDEGGDKPLGEHSFRR